The DNA region CTATATTAAGTGCAATCAAAATACCAAAAAGCGCACCTAATGCGGTACCGATAATGCCGATCAATGCACCCTGCACGATAAATATTTTCATAATGCTGCTAGGGCTAGCACCGAAAGTGCGCATGATGGCAATATCAGCGCGCTTATCGGTCACCGCCATCACTAGCGTTGACACAATATTAAATGCCGCAACCGCAACAATGAGCGTAAGGATAATAAACATCACACGCTTTTCCATCTGCACTGCGCGGAAAAAGTTAGCGTGCTGCCTAGTCCAATCAGACACATAATAACTGCCGCTTTGATTCAGTTGGCCATTTAGTCGATCAGAGATATTGGCGGCCACCGCTGGGGCATCAAACAAATCATCCAGCTTCAAGCGCACGCCAGAAACGTTTTGCCCCATACGGTAGAGTTTTGCAGCATCGTCAATATGAATTAAAGCCAAACCAGCATCGTACTCATACATGCCAATCTGAAAGAGTCCAACCAACGTAAATTGCTTTAAACGCGGCACAACACCAGTGGGAGTAAACTGACCTTGAGGTGCCATCAAAACGACTTTATCCCCAATTTTTGCGCCCAGCGCCATCGCTAGATCAACACCGAGCACAATACCAAACTCACCTGCACGTAAACTATCTAAGCGGCCAGCTTTCATATGCTTACCCAAATCGGCCACTTGGTCTTCCGCGCTAGGAATCACCCCGCGAACAATCGCGCCTTGCACACCTTGATCGTAGCTCAACATCGCTTGCGCACTAATATATGGCGCACTTGCCTGTACATTTGGCAACTTTGTAGTGAACGCTGAAACTGACTGCCAATCCGTAAGCTGATTACCCGCTCCAGTCACTTCCAAGTGCGAAGCCACCCCTAAAATACGAGTACGTAGCTCTTTCTGGAAACCATTCATCACTGAAAGCACGACGATTAAGGCAGCAACCCCAAGCGCAATGCCTATCATGCTCGTCAAAGAAATAAATGAAATGAAATGATTCTTGCGTTTAGCCCGCGTATAACGCCAGCCGACAAATAATTCGTATGGTAGATATTTCATAGGGCAGATTTTAGCAGGCTTCTAATCGTTATCTAGTGTTATCTGTTAAAATTCTGATTATGTTTACAGGAATCATTCAATCAGTCGGCGCAATCACGCAAACCAACCCAGTTGGTGCAGATGTGCATCTTTTAATCGCCAGCGAAGCGCTCAATATGAGCGATGTAAAGTTAGGCGACAGCATCGCAGTCAATGGTGTTTGCCTGACGGTAGTTAAAATGACCAACGCGCATTTTGAAGCACACGTTTCTCAGGAAACATTATCCGTGACCGTCGGACTAAATATGGCACACACAGTGAATTTAGAAAAAGCGTTACGCTTATCTGACAGACTGGGTGGGCACTTGGTGAGCGGCCACGTAGATGGTGTTGGCAAAGTGCTTAAATTTGAGTCTTTGGGAGAGTGCTGGCAGCTTGATATTCGAGCACCGCACGTGATCTCAAAATATATCTCTATCAAAGGCTCTATTTGTGTCAACGGTGTCAGCCTTACCGTTAACAAAATTAGCGGGGACGATTTCAGCATCAACTTAATACCGCACACACTGGAAAATACCACCTTACAACACTTAAGTGAGGGTAGCGCAGTTAACCTAGAGGTTGATCAGATTGCACGCTACGTTGAGCGCATGACACAATGGTCCACAGAGGACAGCATTAAAGAAGACCCACTTAAAACAGATAATCAAGCATCGCCAGAAAAGCAGGGGCACTAGCCATGAATTACACAGAAGCACCTATCAACAACATCAGCCCGGCCAAAGAAATTATCGAAGAAATCAGACTGGGTCACATGGTGGTGCTAGTTGATGATGAGCATCGAGAAAACGAAGGTGACTTAGTGCTTGCTGCAGAGTTTGCAACTGCAGAGCATATTAACTTTATGGCTAAATTCGGGCGTGGCCTGATTTGCTTAACACTCACTGAATCTCGTTGCAATCAACTCAACTTAAGCAAAATGGTGCAAAAAAATGGTGCGCGCATGGGCACCAACTTTACAGTATCGATTGAGGCTGCAGAAGGGGTAACGACTGGCATCTCTGCCGCCGACCGTGCTAGAACCATTCAAGCTGCGGTAGCAAAAGCAGCCAAGCCCCAAGACATTGTAAGCCCTGGTCATATTTTCCCACTTACCGCCATGGATGGCGGCGTGTTGGTACGTGCAGGCCATACAGAAGCAGGCTGCGATTTGGCACAACTTGCCAACTTAGAACCTGCCAGTGTCATTTGTGAGATTCTAAAAGATGATGGCAGCATGGCAAGACTGCCAGACTTAATGAAGTTTGCAGCAGAACACAAACTTAAAATCGGCACGATAGCGGATTTAATTCACTACCGCGCTGAAACTGAAAGCCTGATTGAGCGCGCTGCAGAACGCATGGTGCAAACGCCTTATGGTGAAATGAAACTGATTGCGTATCAGGATAAAATCGCCAAAGAAACGCATCTGGTTTTAATTAAGGGTACACCGACACCAGAACAAGAAGTATTGGTGCGCGTACATGAACCGCTTTCTATTTTTGATCTATTAGATAGCTCAAGTTGCACACATAGCTGGAATACACTGGAAGCCATGAAAACCATTGCTGGTGCAGAAGCAGGTGTCATGATACTGCTGCACCATCAAGAGTCTGGTGAAACCATTGTTGACCGCATCAAAGGTGCGGACGAGCCTATCCGTGTGAATCAAGAACTTCGCACTTATGGCATCGGTTCGCAAATACTGTTGGACTGCAATGTCAGAAAAATGAAATTGATGGCCAATCAACGGAAAATGCCAAGCATGGCAGGATTTGGCCTAGAAGTTACTGGCTACTTGGAAGCGACTAAACCTGCTTAAATATTTGTTTTTTAATATATGTCTTTAGATAATATGAACCTTACAGGCCACTTTTTGATTGCCATGCCAAATTTGACTGATCCTTACTTTGCTAAATCAGTCACCTTCATATGTACCCATAATCAAGATGGTGCAATGGGCATTGTCATTAATCGCCCGACTGATATGACGTATGAAACCTTGTTTGAAAAAATCAATATCAAACTAGAGCATACCCATATTGCAAACGACCCTGTGCTATACGGCGGCCCAGTTCAACCTGAACGTGGATTTGTATTACATGAGCCATTTGGTGATTGGGACAGCTCAATTATCATTAACGACAAAACCTCACTCACCACGTCAAAAGACATTCTAGAAGCAGTGGCAGTTGGAGCTGGTCCCAAAAAACTGATTTTTTCACTAGGATATGCTGGGTGGACACCTAATCAGCTTGAACAAGAAATTGCACAAAATAGCTGGCTTTCAGTGCAGGCCAAAGATATAGAAACACTCAATAAAGTCTTATTTGATACCCCACACGAAGAGCAATTCAATGCTGCGATGTCACTGCTAGGATTTGACCCTGCCATGCTGTCAGATGTTGCTGGGCACGCTTAATGTCAGTGACAACACACATGCAACTGATTGATAACGAAAAAGTTTACAACAAAGACCATGTGCAATCAGGCACCGTGCTCGCGTTTGATTTTGGTGAAAGACGCATCGGCATTGCCGTTGGTGAACATTTACTAGCCAGCGCAACGCCGCTCATGACGATTGATAACGAAAGCAATGAAATACGCTTTCAAATCATTACCAAACTTGTGAG from Methylotenera sp. L2L1 includes:
- a CDS encoding lipoprotein-releasing ABC transporter permease subunit; amino-acid sequence: MKYLPYELFVGWRYTRAKRKNHFISFISLTSMIGIALGVAALIVVLSVMNGFQKELRTRILGVASHLEVTGAGNQLTDWQSVSAFTTKLPNVQASAPYISAQAMLSYDQGVQGAIVRGVIPSAEDQVADLGKHMKAGRLDSLRAGEFGIVLGVDLAMALGAKIGDKVVLMAPQGQFTPTGVVPRLKQFTLVGLFQIGMYEYDAGLALIHIDDAAKLYRMGQNVSGVRLKLDDLFDAPAVAANISDRLNGQLNQSGSYYVSDWTRQHANFFRAVQMEKRVMFIILTLIVAVAAFNIVSTLVMAVTDKRADIAIMRTFGASPSSIMKIFIVQGALIGIIGTALGALFGILIALNIDTIIPFIEGLFNVQFLAKDVYYISDLPSDLIWSDVITIVTVSFLLSLLATLYPSFKASRINPAEALRYE
- the ribBA gene encoding bifunctional 3,4-dihydroxy-2-butanone-4-phosphate synthase/GTP cyclohydrolase II, encoding MNYTEAPINNISPAKEIIEEIRLGHMVVLVDDEHRENEGDLVLAAEFATAEHINFMAKFGRGLICLTLTESRCNQLNLSKMVQKNGARMGTNFTVSIEAAEGVTTGISAADRARTIQAAVAKAAKPQDIVSPGHIFPLTAMDGGVLVRAGHTEAGCDLAQLANLEPASVICEILKDDGSMARLPDLMKFAAEHKLKIGTIADLIHYRAETESLIERAAERMVQTPYGEMKLIAYQDKIAKETHLVLIKGTPTPEQEVLVRVHEPLSIFDLLDSSSCTHSWNTLEAMKTIAGAEAGVMILLHHQESGETIVDRIKGADEPIRVNQELRTYGIGSQILLDCNVRKMKLMANQRKMPSMAGFGLEVTGYLEATKPA
- a CDS encoding YqgE/AlgH family protein, with the translated sequence MSLDNMNLTGHFLIAMPNLTDPYFAKSVTFICTHNQDGAMGIVINRPTDMTYETLFEKINIKLEHTHIANDPVLYGGPVQPERGFVLHEPFGDWDSSIIINDKTSLTTSKDILEAVAVGAGPKKLIFSLGYAGWTPNQLEQEIAQNSWLSVQAKDIETLNKVLFDTPHEEQFNAAMSLLGFDPAMLSDVAGHA
- a CDS encoding riboflavin synthase; the protein is MFTGIIQSVGAITQTNPVGADVHLLIASEALNMSDVKLGDSIAVNGVCLTVVKMTNAHFEAHVSQETLSVTVGLNMAHTVNLEKALRLSDRLGGHLVSGHVDGVGKVLKFESLGECWQLDIRAPHVISKYISIKGSICVNGVSLTVNKISGDDFSINLIPHTLENTTLQHLSEGSAVNLEVDQIARYVERMTQWSTEDSIKEDPLKTDNQASPEKQGH